A single window of Pseudomonadota bacterium DNA harbors:
- a CDS encoding acyl-CoA dehydrogenase C-terminal domain-containing protein, translated as MAEYTAPLRDMQFVINELIGMARMQQLAGFDEVSADLSDAVLEEAAKLASEVLSPLNRVGDTVGCRLEGDVVHTPPGWREAYQAFCDGGWNGLAMNPEFGGQGLPKVVATAVGEMWDSANMAFGLCPMLTGGAIEAVEQHGDDNLRATYLAKLVSGTWTGTMNLTEPQAGSDLSAVRSRAVPNGDHYLISGQKIFITYGEHDMTDNIVHLVLARLPDAPEGTRGISLFAVPKFLVNADGTLGRRNDLRCVSIEHKLGIHGSPTAVMSYGDNGGAVGYLVGELNKGLMHMFTMMNAARHAVGREGVAIAERAYQKALQHARERVQGQVPGAGPRATIIEHPDVKRMLMSMKCQIEAMRALSYVCALEYDTAELDADAERRARASRRGDLLTPIVKAWCTETGAELASLGVQVHGGMGYIEETGAAQFFRDARIAPIYEGTTGIQAGDLVGRKTLRDSGHAMRELIADMRATVANMQQLDGTAAKVRDALAVAVDHLEVVVGWLCGAASDPRLPASAAVSYLQLAGLVCGGWMMAEAAARSASQLASGDDFYRAKLASAGFYAAQILPQAGALADIIVHGSAAVAELDTALL; from the coding sequence CCGCTGCGCGATATGCAGTTCGTGATCAACGAGCTGATCGGCATGGCGCGCATGCAGCAGTTGGCGGGGTTCGACGAAGTGAGCGCCGATTTGAGCGATGCGGTGCTGGAAGAGGCCGCCAAACTCGCCAGCGAGGTGCTGTCGCCGCTCAACCGGGTCGGCGATACGGTCGGATGCCGGCTCGAGGGCGACGTCGTCCACACCCCGCCCGGCTGGCGCGAGGCCTACCAGGCGTTCTGTGATGGTGGCTGGAACGGCCTGGCGATGAATCCGGAATTCGGTGGCCAAGGTCTGCCCAAGGTGGTGGCGACCGCGGTCGGCGAAATGTGGGACAGCGCCAACATGGCTTTCGGTCTGTGCCCGATGCTGACCGGCGGCGCCATCGAAGCGGTCGAGCAGCACGGCGACGACAACCTGCGTGCGACCTACCTCGCCAAGCTGGTTTCCGGCACCTGGACCGGCACCATGAATCTCACCGAGCCGCAGGCCGGCTCCGATCTCAGCGCGGTGCGCTCGCGCGCGGTGCCGAACGGCGATCACTACCTCATCAGCGGTCAGAAGATCTTCATCACCTACGGTGAGCACGACATGACCGACAACATCGTGCACCTGGTGCTGGCGCGCCTGCCCGACGCGCCCGAGGGCACGCGCGGCATTTCCCTGTTCGCGGTGCCGAAGTTCCTGGTCAATGCCGATGGCACGCTGGGGCGGCGCAACGACCTGCGCTGCGTGTCGATCGAACACAAGCTCGGCATCCACGGCAGCCCGACGGCGGTGATGTCCTACGGTGACAATGGCGGCGCGGTCGGCTACCTGGTGGGTGAGCTGAACAAGGGCCTCATGCACATGTTCACCATGATGAACGCGGCTCGCCATGCGGTCGGTCGCGAGGGCGTGGCGATTGCCGAGCGCGCCTATCAGAAGGCCTTGCAGCATGCCCGCGAGCGCGTACAGGGCCAGGTGCCGGGCGCCGGTCCGCGCGCGACCATCATCGAACACCCCGACGTCAAGCGCATGCTCATGAGCATGAAGTGCCAGATCGAAGCGATGCGTGCGCTGTCCTACGTGTGCGCGCTCGAGTACGACACCGCCGAGCTCGATGCCGATGCCGAGCGTCGTGCGCGTGCGAGTCGCCGCGGCGACCTGCTGACGCCGATCGTCAAGGCCTGGTGCACCGAGACCGGCGCCGAGCTCGCCTCGCTGGGCGTGCAGGTGCACGGCGGCATGGGATACATCGAAGAGACCGGCGCCGCGCAGTTCTTCCGCGATGCGCGCATAGCGCCGATCTACGAGGGCACCACCGGCATCCAGGCCGGTGACCTGGTCGGTCGCAAGACCTTGCGCGACAGCGGTCATGCCATGCGTGAGCTGATTGCCGACATGCGCGCCACGGTGGCCAACATGCAGCAACTCGATGGCACGGCGGCCAAGGTGCGCGACGCACTGGCGGTCGCGGTCGATCATCTCGAGGTGGTGGTGGGCTGGCTGTGCGGCGCCGCTTCCGATCCGCGCCTGCCGGCCTCGGCGGCGGTCTCCTATTTGCAGCTGGCGGGGCTGGTGTGCGGCGGCTGGATGATGGCCGAAGCCGCCGCGCGCAGCGCGTCGCAGCTCGCCAGTGGTGACGATTTCTATCGCGCCAAGCTCGCCTCGGCCGGTTTCTATGCCGCGCAGATCCTGCCCCAGGCCGGCGCGCTGGCCGACATCATCGTGCATGGCTCCGCGGCGGTGGCCGAACTCGATACAGCGCTGCTGTAG